A region of uncultured Acidilobus sp. JCHS DNA encodes the following proteins:
- a CDS encoding Peroxiredoxin — protein MVQVGDPVPDLELETTAGKVRLSQLRGRKVVLYFFPKAFTMGCTRELKRFTELYEEFRKAGAEVIGVSVDGLETQRRFAESTGPGSRWRATLRRRSQGPSGC, from the coding sequence GTGGTCCAGGTAGGCGACCCGGTCCCTGACCTCGAGCTTGAGACGACGGCAGGGAAGGTGAGGCTGTCCCAGCTAAGGGGCAGGAAAGTGGTCCTCTACTTCTTCCCAAAGGCGTTCACGATGGGCTGCACCAGGGAGCTCAAGAGGTTCACCGAGCTCTACGAGGAGTTCAGGAAGGCGGGGGCTGAGGTCATAGGGGTAAGCGTAGACGGCCTTGAGACCCAGAGGAGGTTCGCCGAGAGCACGGGGCCAGGTTCCCGCTGGCGAGCGACGCTAAGAAGGAGGTCTCAAGGGCCTTCGGGGTGCTAA
- a CDS encoding Arylsulfatase A: MGERRRPNVILLVIDTLREDHAGGLEALRDLGFVKYENAIAPSPWTLPSHVSMVTGLYPSQHGVHEAYGVYAGTMMGLSRQRMSKLNRGIIGELMKEGYSAYVISANPLISAAYGFGGVTEGLVADGLCRRHEECRDYERLITALHRSDSYLGAALELIRDGEARLLLNGLRMLARSRLRRLAGRLGLHDPTMEKGSLAILDFLRGRSFTEPFLMLINIMEAHGPYTVKDMNGQLALRAFLEAVFFNRFDEEVVNLNRQSYPRHAAYATRRALEIVHALKGYLDRSLVIVTSDHGELLGDGGVHHGYFLKDGLLRVPLWVRWPSWARPAKQEGAFVSLAQVPSIVRAVIDSEASSLGSDVVLAESFGPEYRPERFYREGELPREAIKRAFSHRVRVYTRRGSATYNVDSDDFEEVSGDVQELTKVVRDVASGLAR; encoded by the coding sequence TTGGGCGAGCGTAGGAGGCCCAACGTTATACTGTTGGTCATTGACACGCTCAGGGAGGACCACGCAGGCGGCCTGGAGGCACTCAGGGACCTGGGCTTCGTCAAGTACGAGAACGCCATAGCGCCCTCCCCCTGGACCCTGCCGAGCCACGTGAGCATGGTGACCGGCCTGTACCCGAGCCAGCACGGGGTCCACGAGGCCTACGGCGTCTACGCTGGCACAATGATGGGGTTGTCGAGGCAGAGGATGAGCAAGCTCAACAGGGGCATAATAGGGGAGCTTATGAAGGAGGGCTACAGCGCCTACGTAATATCGGCCAACCCGCTGATATCGGCGGCCTACGGCTTCGGGGGAGTCACGGAGGGCCTCGTGGCTGACGGCCTCTGCAGGCGGCATGAGGAGTGCAGGGACTACGAGAGGCTAATTACAGCCCTGCACAGGAGTGACAGCTACCTGGGCGCCGCGCTCGAGCTCATAAGGGACGGGGAGGCGCGCCTACTCCTCAACGGCCTCAGGATGCTCGCCAGGTCCAGGCTCAGGAGGCTGGCCGGGAGGCTGGGCCTCCACGACCCTACAATGGAGAAGGGCTCCCTGGCGATACTTGACTTCCTGAGGGGGAGGTCCTTCACCGAGCCCTTCCTCATGCTGATAAACATAATGGAGGCGCACGGCCCCTACACGGTTAAGGACATGAACGGGCAGCTCGCGCTCAGGGCCTTCCTTGAGGCCGTGTTCTTCAACAGGTTTGACGAGGAGGTCGTTAACCTCAACCGCCAGAGCTACCCCAGGCACGCGGCCTACGCTACGAGGAGGGCCCTGGAGATAGTCCACGCCCTCAAGGGCTACCTCGACAGATCCCTCGTCATAGTGACGTCAGACCACGGCGAGCTCCTGGGCGACGGGGGCGTACACCACGGCTACTTCCTCAAGGACGGGCTCCTCAGGGTGCCGCTCTGGGTGAGGTGGCCCAGCTGGGCCAGGCCCGCTAAACAGGAGGGGGCCTTCGTGAGCCTTGCCCAGGTCCCCTCAATCGTGAGGGCCGTGATAGACAGCGAAGCGTCAAGCTTAGGCTCTGACGTCGTCCTGGCCGAGAGCTTCGGGCCCGAGTACAGGCCTGAGAGGTTCTACAGGGAGGGCGAGCTGCCGAGGGAGGCGATCAAGAGGGCCTTCTCTCACAGGGTCAGGGTCTACACGAGGCGCGGCTCGGCGACGTACAACGTCGACAGCGATGACTTTGAGGAGGTGAGCGGGGACGTACAGGAGCTAACCAAGGTGGTCAGGGACGTGGCCAGCGGGCTGGCCCGTTAA
- a CDS encoding Acyl-CoA dehydrogenase: MASESLELLRSSVREFAEKVVKPVARRIDQENAVPPDIIRQVAEMGYFALRVPQEYGGPGLSTLESVIVVEELARASGAVAIMATVSGTMVAYPLVHYASPEIKERYLTKLAKGAIGAFALSEPCCGTDAAAITTRAVKEGDEYVISGRKTWITNSPYADFFLVAARTGRPEDRHRGISLFVVDKTSCVEVSKLDMMGYRGSGTSEVLFRDCRVPESNMVGQLNGGFKVVMDALNEGRVVTAATALGLAEAAFEDALAYSRQRETMGVPIAEHQMVQYMLAEMKVRVEAMRLLIYEAARRVDAGDPDYPMWSSMAKLAAAQWGVDVARMAVQVEGGFGYSRESLVERVYRDVKMVEIGDGTNEVQRLVIVRSLLGRIRGVRTK, translated from the coding sequence GTGGCGTCCGAGAGCCTCGAGCTCCTCAGGTCCAGCGTCAGGGAGTTCGCGGAGAAGGTGGTAAAGCCGGTCGCCAGGAGGATAGACCAGGAGAACGCCGTTCCCCCCGACATTATAAGGCAGGTGGCTGAGATGGGCTACTTCGCCCTGAGGGTCCCCCAGGAGTACGGGGGCCCTGGGCTGAGCACCCTTGAGTCCGTCATAGTTGTTGAGGAGCTGGCCAGGGCCTCTGGGGCGGTCGCAATAATGGCCACCGTCTCGGGCACCATGGTGGCCTACCCGCTGGTCCACTACGCCTCCCCTGAGATCAAGGAGAGGTACCTGACGAAGCTGGCAAAGGGGGCCATAGGGGCCTTCGCCCTGAGCGAGCCCTGCTGCGGCACGGACGCGGCGGCCATAACAACTAGGGCGGTCAAGGAGGGGGACGAGTACGTGATAAGCGGCAGGAAGACATGGATAACTAACTCCCCCTATGCCGACTTCTTCCTCGTGGCGGCCAGGACCGGGAGGCCTGAGGACAGGCACAGGGGGATCTCGCTGTTCGTCGTAGACAAGACATCATGCGTAGAGGTCTCAAAGCTCGACATGATGGGCTACAGGGGCAGCGGGACGAGCGAGGTGCTTTTCAGGGACTGCAGGGTACCCGAGTCAAACATGGTCGGCCAGCTGAACGGCGGCTTCAAGGTAGTCATGGACGCGCTAAACGAGGGCAGGGTGGTGACGGCCGCCACAGCGCTCGGGCTGGCCGAGGCGGCCTTCGAGGACGCCTTGGCCTACTCGAGGCAGAGGGAGACCATGGGGGTGCCCATAGCTGAGCACCAGATGGTCCAGTACATGCTTGCCGAGATGAAGGTCAGGGTCGAGGCCATGAGGCTGCTGATATATGAGGCCGCCAGGAGGGTTGACGCGGGGGACCCCGACTACCCCATGTGGAGCAGCATGGCAAAGCTTGCCGCCGCCCAGTGGGGGGTTGACGTGGCAAGGATGGCGGTGCAGGTCGAGGGAGGGTTCGGGTACAGCAGGGAGAGCCTGGTCGAGAGGGTATACAGGGACGTGAAGATGGTCGAGATAGGCGACGGCACCAACGAGGTCCAGAGGCTGGTCATAGTGAGGAGCCTGCTTGGCAGGATAAGGGGGGTTAGGACGAAGTAA